The Burkholderia cepacia genome includes a region encoding these proteins:
- a CDS encoding MFS transporter has protein sequence MATIANSTKTIRPERALNRRAVFAAVIGNALEWYDFTVFGFMTVVIAELFFPTSSEYSSLLLTTATFGVAFFMRPIGGIVFGLYADRAGRKAALSLVILLMTAGIFLLAVAPPYAAIGIGGPILIVLGRLLQGFSAGGEFGSATALLIEAAPFSKRGFYGSWQMASQAAALLIGALVGAAVTRGLSHDALRSWGWRVPFILGLVIGPIGFYIRRHLADSEAFLHAQQNARRATLGEVFTRHPREVLCGLGSVIALTVTIYVLISYLPTFAVKQLKLPYAESFYAVIVGNLLLMVLSPVAGAWSDRIGRKGLSLWSLVLTLALMYPLFAWLDAAPSIARLIAVQAVLSITLAGYYGPFGAMIAELFPANVRSTGLSIAYNVAVMLFGGFGQFIVTWLIKVTGTPLAPTYYVMAGIALSIVAVAFVPARSADLDARR, from the coding sequence ATGGCGACGATTGCGAATTCAACGAAAACGATCCGGCCCGAGCGTGCGCTGAACCGCCGCGCGGTGTTCGCCGCCGTGATCGGCAACGCGCTCGAGTGGTACGACTTCACGGTGTTCGGCTTCATGACGGTCGTGATCGCCGAGCTGTTCTTCCCGACCTCCAGCGAATATTCGTCGCTGCTGCTGACGACCGCGACGTTCGGCGTCGCGTTCTTCATGCGCCCGATCGGCGGCATCGTGTTCGGGCTGTACGCGGATCGCGCCGGCCGCAAGGCTGCGCTGTCGCTCGTGATCCTGTTGATGACGGCCGGCATCTTCCTGCTCGCGGTCGCGCCGCCCTATGCGGCGATCGGCATCGGCGGCCCGATCCTGATCGTGCTCGGCCGCCTGCTGCAGGGCTTCTCCGCGGGCGGCGAATTCGGCAGTGCGACGGCGCTGCTGATCGAGGCCGCGCCGTTCTCGAAACGCGGCTTCTACGGCAGCTGGCAGATGGCGAGCCAGGCGGCCGCGCTGCTGATCGGCGCGCTCGTCGGCGCGGCCGTCACGCGCGGGCTGTCGCACGATGCGCTGCGCAGCTGGGGCTGGCGGGTGCCGTTCATCCTCGGGCTCGTGATCGGCCCGATCGGCTTCTACATCCGCCGCCATCTCGCCGATTCCGAAGCGTTCCTGCATGCGCAGCAGAACGCGCGCCGCGCGACGCTCGGCGAAGTGTTCACGCGCCACCCGCGCGAGGTGCTGTGCGGGCTCGGCTCGGTGATCGCGCTGACGGTGACGATCTACGTGCTGATCAGCTATCTGCCGACCTTCGCGGTGAAGCAGCTGAAGCTGCCCTACGCGGAATCGTTCTACGCGGTGATCGTCGGCAACCTGCTGCTGATGGTGCTGTCGCCGGTCGCGGGCGCGTGGTCGGACCGCATCGGCCGCAAGGGGCTGTCGCTGTGGTCGCTGGTGCTGACGCTCGCGCTGATGTATCCGCTGTTCGCGTGGCTCGACGCGGCGCCGAGCATCGCGCGGCTGATCGCGGTGCAGGCCGTGCTGTCGATCACGCTCGCGGGCTACTACGGGCCGTTCGGCGCGATGATCGCCGAGCTGTTTCCGGCCAACGTGCGCTCGACCGGGCTGTCGATCGCGTACAACGTCGCGGTGATGCTGTTCGGCGGTTTCGGGCAGTTCATCGTCACGTGGCTGATCAAGGTCACGGGCACGCCGCTCGCGCCGACCTACTACGTGATGGCGGGGATCGCGCTGTCGATCGTCGCGGTCGCGTTCGTGCCCGCGCGCAGCGCCGACCTCGACGCGCGCCGCTGA
- a CDS encoding high-potential iron-sulfur protein gives MKTSRRSFLITSIGAVSALALSREALADAPMLSETDPTAVALGYKADATKVDKTKYPKYAAGQDCAACMLYQGKKGSASGPCGAFPGKQVSAKGWCSAFSKMA, from the coding sequence ATGAAAACATCCCGTCGGAGTTTCCTGATTACGAGCATTGGTGCCGTGTCCGCGCTGGCGCTGTCGCGCGAAGCGCTGGCCGATGCGCCGATGCTGTCGGAAACCGATCCGACCGCCGTGGCGCTCGGCTACAAGGCCGATGCCACGAAGGTCGACAAGACGAAGTACCCGAAATACGCAGCGGGCCAGGATTGCGCGGCCTGCATGCTGTACCAGGGCAAGAAGGGCTCGGCCTCGGGCCCGTGCGGCGCCTTCCCCGGCAAGCAGGTGTCGGCGAAGGGCTGGTGCAGCGCCTTCTCGAAGATGGCATAA
- a CDS encoding NAD(P)/FAD-dependent oxidoreductase — MEQMDCVVIGAGVVGLAIARELAARGRETLVLEAADAIGTGTSSRNSEVIHAGLYYPRGSLKATSCVHGRDLLYEFCETHHVPHRRAGKLLVATSAAQVKQLKAIAARAAENGVLDLMPLTRAEAQTLEPALECVEALFSPSTGIVDSHQLMLALLGDAERDGAVCALKSPVESIDVLRGGRFVVRTGGDAPAEIEAACVINSAGLGAQALARRTRGLDPRWVPPLYLARGNYFSLSGRAPFSHLIYPMPDRAGLGVHLTLDLAGQARFGPDVEWCDSLRYEVDPARAEAFYAPIRAYWPALPDDALQPAYAGIRPKLAGPGEPPADFIVQGAAQHGVRGLVNLFGIESPGLTASLALAQRVGEMTARG, encoded by the coding sequence ATGGAGCAGATGGATTGTGTCGTGATCGGCGCGGGCGTCGTCGGTCTTGCGATTGCGCGCGAACTGGCCGCGCGCGGGCGTGAAACGCTCGTGCTCGAGGCCGCCGATGCGATCGGCACGGGTACGAGTTCGCGCAACAGCGAAGTGATCCATGCGGGGCTCTACTATCCGCGCGGGTCGCTGAAGGCGACGTCGTGCGTGCACGGGCGCGACCTGCTGTACGAATTCTGCGAGACGCATCACGTGCCGCACCGGCGCGCCGGCAAGCTGCTCGTCGCCACGAGCGCCGCGCAGGTGAAGCAGCTGAAGGCGATCGCCGCGCGCGCGGCCGAAAACGGCGTGCTCGACCTGATGCCGCTCACGCGTGCCGAGGCGCAGACGCTCGAGCCCGCGCTCGAATGCGTCGAGGCGCTGTTCTCGCCGTCCACCGGCATCGTCGACAGCCACCAGCTGATGCTCGCGCTGCTCGGCGACGCCGAGCGCGACGGCGCCGTGTGCGCGCTGAAATCCCCGGTCGAATCGATCGACGTGCTGCGCGGCGGGCGCTTCGTCGTGCGCACGGGCGGCGACGCGCCCGCCGAGATCGAGGCCGCGTGCGTGATCAACAGCGCGGGCCTCGGCGCGCAGGCGCTCGCGCGCCGCACGCGCGGCCTCGACCCGCGCTGGGTGCCGCCGCTCTATCTCGCGCGCGGCAATTACTTCAGCCTGTCGGGCCGCGCGCCGTTCTCGCACCTGATCTACCCGATGCCCGATCGCGCGGGGCTCGGCGTGCACCTGACGCTCGATCTCGCCGGGCAGGCGCGCTTCGGCCCGGATGTCGAGTGGTGCGATTCGCTGCGCTACGAAGTCGATCCGGCGCGCGCGGAGGCGTTCTACGCACCGATCCGCGCGTATTGGCCGGCGCTGCCCGACGACGCGCTGCAGCCGGCGTACGCGGGCATCCGGCCGAAGCTCGCGGGGCCCGGCGAGCCGCCGGCCGATTTCATCGTGCAGGGCGCGGCGCAGCACGGCGTGCGCGGGCTCGTGAACCTGTTCGGCATCGAGTCGCCGGGGCTCACCGCGTCGCTCGCGCTCGCGCAGCGGGTCGGTGAAATGACGGCGCGCGGGTGA